From a region of the Flavobacterium sediminilitoris genome:
- a CDS encoding flotillin family protein gives MLTFLGFLFVIFAITLTFMYPYFRKKHEELSKNNMKIPPHLTFLTIWDFKLRASLFGFGVFMLLLSESVIFAKEGHQYYILSPTGARSTIMSPGIKFIVPFSKIQEWEKFIDIKCVALDKKGNYKQDVTGIEGVIPNGINVRFIDKVDANVYASVRFEMPSDDESFIKLVETYRQPSNLINNTLLPTVSEQLKNVTFMYSAEDYVSGSATDYRMTIEDALKNGGFVVKKVEVRDTIYNEIGVDSILKKKRGIKEINKFIRNEKIFVNGIPKRIPHEINVNKIITAQVIIDDVDLNKAFEDKLKQQRDISAEKIIEIQKVETARAAQQRIVAEGERDKAAERVKQEKMQVNTLIAIETRVKEEESNRQLAEIAVKTAELEAKALLIKEKAEADANRLKVNAGLTPQERAQIEKETRIGVAHELSNMQVPTNMIINGNNGNSNSTESLLQIKLLNDITKKQQ, from the coding sequence ATGCTAACATTTTTAGGCTTTTTATTTGTAATTTTTGCAATTACTTTAACTTTTATGTATCCTTATTTCCGTAAGAAACATGAAGAGTTAAGCAAGAATAATATGAAAATCCCTCCTCATTTAACCTTCTTAACAATATGGGATTTTAAGTTAAGAGCTAGCCTTTTCGGTTTTGGTGTATTCATGTTATTATTAAGCGAATCTGTTATTTTTGCAAAAGAAGGTCACCAATATTATATCTTAAGTCCTACTGGTGCTAGATCGACAATTATGTCTCCAGGTATTAAATTTATTGTCCCTTTTAGTAAAATTCAAGAATGGGAAAAATTTATTGACATAAAGTGCGTTGCTTTAGACAAAAAGGGGAACTATAAACAAGATGTAACAGGAATTGAAGGTGTAATTCCAAATGGAATTAATGTACGCTTTATTGACAAAGTAGATGCTAATGTTTATGCTTCTGTACGATTTGAAATGCCTAGTGATGATGAATCTTTTATTAAACTTGTTGAAACTTATAGACAACCTTCAAATTTAATAAATAACACTCTACTTCCTACTGTTTCAGAACAATTAAAAAATGTAACATTCATGTATTCTGCTGAAGATTATGTTTCAGGTTCTGCAACTGACTATAGAATGACGATTGAAGACGCTTTAAAGAACGGTGGGTTTGTTGTTAAAAAAGTAGAAGTTAGAGACACGATATATAATGAAATCGGTGTTGATTCTATTCTTAAAAAGAAAAGAGGAATAAAGGAAATCAATAAGTTTATCAGAAATGAAAAGATTTTTGTAAATGGTATTCCGAAACGAATCCCACATGAGATTAATGTAAATAAAATTATCACAGCTCAAGTAATCATTGATGATGTTGATTTAAACAAAGCTTTTGAAGATAAATTAAAACAACAACGTGATATTTCTGCTGAAAAAATCATTGAAATTCAGAAAGTTGAAACCGCAAGAGCTGCTCAACAACGTATTGTAGCAGAAGGAGAACGCGACAAAGCTGCTGAACGTGTAAAACAAGAAAAAATGCAAGTAAACACATTGATTGCAATTGAAACGAGAGTAAAAGAAGAAGAATCGAATAGACAATTAGCTGAAATTGCAGTAAAAACCGCAGAATTAGAGGCTAAAGCATTATTGATTAAAGAAAAAGCAGAAGCAGATGCTAATCGACTTAAAGTTAATGCAGGTTTAACACCTCAAGAAAGAGCTCAAATTGAAAAAGAAACACGCATTGGTGTTGCTCATGAATTGTCTAACATGCAAGTTCCTACAAATATGATTATAAATGGGAATAATGGAAACTCAAATTCAAC
- the era gene encoding GTPase Era, with amino-acid sequence MEHKAGFVNIIGNPNVGKSTLMNALVGERLSIITSKAQTTRHRILGIVNGDDFQMILSDTPGIIKPAYELQSSMMGFVKNAFEDADVLIYMVEIGEKELKDEAFFNKIVHSKIPVLLLLNKIDKSNQEQLEEQVALWTEKVPNAEIFPISALENFNVQGVFDRIIALLPVSPPFYPKDTLTDKPERFFVNETIREKILLNYDKEIPYAVEIETEEFKEDDNIIRIRAVIMVERETQKGIIIGHKGGALKKVGIQAREDLEKFFGKQIFLETYVKVNKDWRSSAYQLRRFGYNQK; translated from the coding sequence ATGGAACATAAAGCAGGATTTGTAAATATTATCGGGAATCCAAATGTTGGGAAATCTACATTGATGAATGCATTAGTAGGAGAGCGTTTGTCTATTATTACAAGTAAAGCACAGACAACTCGTCATAGAATCTTAGGAATTGTGAACGGAGATGATTTTCAAATGATATTATCTGATACTCCTGGAATAATAAAACCTGCTTATGAATTACAAAGTTCAATGATGGGGTTTGTGAAAAATGCATTTGAAGATGCAGATGTGTTAATCTATATGGTTGAAATAGGAGAGAAGGAACTTAAAGATGAAGCTTTTTTTAATAAAATAGTTCATTCTAAGATTCCAGTATTACTATTACTGAATAAAATTGATAAATCGAATCAAGAGCAATTAGAAGAACAAGTAGCATTGTGGACTGAAAAAGTACCGAATGCAGAAATTTTCCCTATCTCGGCACTTGAAAATTTCAATGTCCAAGGTGTTTTTGATAGAATAATAGCTTTGTTGCCTGTTTCACCACCTTTTTATCCAAAAGATACTTTAACAGATAAGCCAGAACGTTTTTTTGTTAATGAAACAATTCGTGAAAAAATCTTATTGAATTATGATAAAGAGATTCCCTATGCAGTTGAGATAGAAACAGAAGAGTTTAAAGAAGATGATAACATTATTAGAATTCGTGCTGTAATAATGGTAGAAAGAGAAACTCAAAAAGGAATTATAATTGGTCATAAAGGAGGAGCTTTGAAAAAAGTAGGAATTCAAGCTCGTGAAGATTTAGAGAAATTCTTTGGAAAACAAATTTTTCTTGAAACTTATGTTAAAGTGAATAAAGACTGGAGAAGTAGTGCATACCAATTACGTAGATTTGGCTACAATCAAAAATAA
- the der gene encoding ribosome biogenesis GTPase Der has translation MNNIVAIVGRPNVGKSTFFNRLIKRRDAIVDSVSGVTRDRNYGKSEWNGKEFSVIDTGGYIKGSDDVFEGEIRRQVELAIDEADAIIFVVDVEEGVTPMDAEVAKLLRKVTKPIILAVNKVDNGAREKDAVEFYSLGLGEYFTIAGMNGSGTGELLDELVRVLPELPEVVEEENPLPRFTVVGRPNAGKSSFINALIGEDRFVVTDIAGTTRDAIDTTYNRFGFEFKLVDTAGIRRKAKVKEDLEFYSVMRSVRAIEHSDVCILMIDATRGFEGQDQSIFWLAEKNRKGIVILVNKWDLIEKDTMSTRDYERKIREELQPFTDVPILFVSALTKQRLLKALEAAVEVYENRKQRIATSKFNDLMLPIIEATPPPALKGKYVKIKYCMQLPTPTPQFVFFANLPQYVKDPYKRFIENKLRENYNFSGVPIDIYFRQK, from the coding sequence ATGAACAATATTGTAGCCATAGTAGGAAGACCAAATGTGGGTAAATCAACATTTTTCAATCGTTTAATTAAACGAAGAGATGCTATTGTTGATTCTGTAAGTGGAGTTACTCGTGATAGAAATTATGGAAAAAGTGAGTGGAATGGAAAAGAGTTTTCTGTAATTGATACAGGTGGTTATATTAAAGGTTCTGATGACGTTTTTGAAGGAGAAATTCGCCGTCAAGTTGAATTAGCAATAGATGAAGCAGATGCAATTATCTTTGTCGTTGATGTTGAAGAAGGTGTAACTCCAATGGATGCAGAAGTAGCAAAGTTACTTCGTAAAGTAACAAAACCAATTATATTAGCAGTAAATAAAGTTGATAATGGAGCTCGTGAGAAAGATGCTGTAGAGTTTTATTCATTAGGGTTAGGTGAATATTTTACTATTGCAGGAATGAATGGTAGTGGAACAGGTGAGCTGTTAGATGAGTTAGTCAGAGTTTTACCAGAATTGCCAGAAGTAGTAGAAGAAGAAAATCCATTACCAAGATTCACAGTTGTAGGAAGACCAAACGCTGGAAAATCATCATTTATAAATGCTTTAATAGGTGAAGATCGTTTTGTAGTAACTGATATAGCAGGAACAACTCGTGATGCTATTGATACTACTTATAATCGTTTTGGGTTTGAATTTAAATTAGTTGATACTGCTGGAATTCGTAGAAAAGCAAAAGTAAAAGAAGATTTAGAGTTCTATTCTGTAATGCGATCAGTAAGAGCTATAGAACATAGCGATGTTTGTATTTTAATGATAGATGCCACAAGAGGATTTGAAGGGCAAGATCAAAGTATATTTTGGTTAGCTGAAAAAAACAGAAAAGGAATTGTTATCTTAGTTAATAAATGGGATTTAATTGAAAAAGATACTATGTCTACACGTGATTATGAAAGAAAAATTCGTGAAGAATTACAGCCTTTTACAGATGTTCCTATTTTATTTGTTTCAGCACTTACAAAACAACGTTTGTTGAAAGCATTAGAAGCAGCAGTTGAAGTATATGAAAATAGAAAACAACGTATTGCAACTTCTAAATTTAATGATTTAATGTTGCCAATTATTGAAGCGACTCCTCCTCCTGCACTAAAAGGGAAATATGTTAAAATTAAATATTGTATGCAATTACCAACTCCAACACCTCAATTTGTGTTTTTTGCTAATTTGCCTCAGTATGTAAAAGATCCATATAAAAGGTTTATTGAAAATAAATTGCGTGAAAATTATAATTTTTCAGGTGTACCAATTGATATTTATTTTAGACAAAAATAA
- a CDS encoding T9SS type A sorting domain-containing protein has product MKKIIFTSILFIFFITSNSQQLTNGTLSGTCTGNGFSIPSCIKGWSASHGTPTVLGNLENNTWALLSAYKNKSEGIFTNYNFIAGKTYYISLKMKTYSNIKEYDRKNNNIMANIIATHKLVASSNEKKPIASSNSEIIWSKAITNGKENWEIIEIVFKPTKNNTQLWFFPSIKNNTKLNEEIKAQMEIDNIEIKTNENQEITINTNNDFIFPNPIHKGQTLRFLTNTKTINEIVLFNFTGEKQNINFNTDDEKTISFLIDDTIKKGIYTLNITRKDNTTSRKKLIIE; this is encoded by the coding sequence ATGAAAAAAATAATCTTTACTTCAATCCTCTTTATTTTCTTTATAACAAGTAATTCCCAACAATTAACAAACGGAACCCTTAGTGGGACTTGTACCGGTAATGGCTTTAGTATACCTAGTTGTATTAAAGGTTGGTCTGCAAGTCATGGAACACCTACTGTCTTAGGAAATTTAGAAAATAATACTTGGGCATTATTAAGTGCATATAAGAATAAAAGTGAAGGAATATTTACAAATTATAACTTCATTGCTGGAAAAACATATTATATTTCTTTAAAAATGAAAACTTATTCAAATATTAAAGAATACGACAGAAAGAATAACAATATTATGGCAAACATAATTGCTACACATAAATTAGTGGCTTCATCTAATGAAAAAAAGCCTATAGCTTCTTCAAATAGTGAGATCATTTGGTCTAAAGCTATTACAAACGGGAAAGAAAATTGGGAAATTATAGAAATTGTTTTTAAACCTACAAAAAACAATACACAACTATGGTTTTTTCCTTCTATTAAAAACAACACTAAATTAAATGAAGAAATAAAAGCTCAAATGGAAATTGATAATATTGAGATTAAAACTAATGAAAATCAAGAAATAACTATTAATACTAATAATGATTTTATTTTTCCAAATCCGATTCATAAAGGACAAACACTTCGCTTTTTAACAAATACAAAAACCATTAATGAGATTGTATTATTTAACTTCACAGGAGAAAAGCAAAATATAAATTTCAACACTGATGATGAAAAAACGATAAGTTTCTTAATTGATGATACTATTAAAAAAGGAATTTACACTCTTAATATTACTAGAAAAGATAATACAACTAGTAGAAAAAAATTAATTATTGAATAA
- a CDS encoding T9SS type A sorting domain-containing protein, with the protein MKNLFTKILFLIWGVTNAQCITNGTLNSTCQGDGYNSSSCVQGWQASHGSPSVFGTVNANTWAWLWSHSNIGEGIFTNYNFVAGRTYQISFRVRTSTNVSNPNNTVLNSTANVRAVSGLTTTTSTTIPGALSGGQLVWQNTIGSNINNWSTVNISYTPSQNNTQLCFYPLMTANSGSNGRAQIQMEVDDITITPPVTSVFHFEDANNNMKTDFCLGESIFLDGTASFGENQYYLDVWRRPIGSTGAFQWQTQLGGNGWTQGQLGTLNLTSIFNGQGYSFVAGYEYQIKVATSSSPCVGWVPTTHEFRVLNSDASSNFTFNSFCAPDGTITVTVTASDTSAGLNHWWGLIETSIPNSTTDPNSSQVGATQSGNTTTFTGLSKDKNYYIKHGVYNSCVAWRESRTALPKTASWSGYTTNFTINASNVGNNVSVTAIANSNPVFVNHHWSISYAPNGNTSGNNPVPGNPIVCCNSSSATFNTNLIINEWYYIKHGIWNDCAEWGETRKAFRIVVQKLSTNGTPNYVVETKDVKEVSIENLNKKSDNTIIEQLSPNPTTKGSTCSFTTDSKNVDEVIIMDLLGKTSSVKFSIKDSNTITFSLNDSFTKGIYVIKVVKKDNTVSTKKLIIE; encoded by the coding sequence ATGAAAAATCTATTTACTAAAATTTTATTCCTCATTTGGGGAGTTACAAATGCGCAATGCATTACAAATGGAACTTTAAATAGTACTTGTCAAGGTGATGGATACAACTCCTCATCATGTGTTCAAGGTTGGCAAGCTAGTCATGGAAGCCCTAGTGTTTTTGGAACTGTAAATGCAAACACTTGGGCTTGGTTATGGTCTCACTCAAACATAGGTGAAGGAATTTTTACTAATTATAACTTTGTAGCTGGTAGAACGTATCAAATTTCCTTTAGAGTAAGGACAAGTACTAACGTTAGCAATCCAAATAACACAGTATTAAATTCTACTGCAAATGTAAGAGCTGTAAGTGGTTTAACAACAACTACATCAACAACTATTCCTGGAGCGCTAAGCGGAGGACAACTTGTATGGCAAAACACAATAGGCTCAAATATTAATAATTGGTCTACAGTAAATATTAGTTACACACCTTCTCAAAACAACACTCAACTTTGTTTCTATCCATTAATGACAGCCAATTCTGGTTCAAACGGAAGAGCACAAATTCAAATGGAAGTAGATGATATTACAATTACACCACCTGTAACTTCTGTATTTCACTTTGAAGATGCTAATAACAATATGAAAACAGATTTTTGTCTTGGGGAATCTATCTTTTTAGATGGAACAGCTTCGTTTGGTGAAAATCAATACTATTTAGATGTATGGAGAAGACCTATTGGTTCAACAGGCGCTTTTCAATGGCAAACTCAATTAGGAGGAAATGGTTGGACACAAGGGCAATTAGGCACTTTAAACTTAACCTCTATTTTTAATGGTCAAGGTTATTCTTTTGTGGCTGGATATGAATATCAAATAAAAGTAGCAACATCTTCTTCTCCTTGTGTAGGTTGGGTTCCTACTACTCATGAATTTAGAGTTTTAAATTCAGATGCTTCTTCTAACTTTACTTTTAATTCATTTTGCGCACCAGACGGAACGATTACTGTAACAGTAACAGCAAGTGATACATCTGCAGGTTTAAATCACTGGTGGGGATTAATTGAAACATCAATTCCAAATTCTACAACTGATCCTAACAGTTCACAAGTAGGTGCTACACAAAGTGGAAACACAACTACTTTTACAGGATTATCAAAAGACAAAAACTATTATATAAAACATGGTGTCTATAATAGTTGTGTTGCTTGGAGAGAATCTAGAACAGCACTACCGAAAACAGCTTCTTGGTCTGGTTATACAACTAATTTCACAATTAACGCATCAAATGTTGGAAATAATGTATCTGTCACAGCGATTGCTAATTCAAATCCTGTTTTTGTAAATCATCATTGGTCTATTTCATACGCTCCAAATGGGAATACATCAGGAAACAACCCTGTTCCAGGAAATCCTATTGTATGTTGTAACTCTTCTTCTGCTACATTTAATACAAACTTAATTATAAATGAATGGTATTATATTAAGCATGGCATTTGGAATGATTGTGCTGAATGGGGAGAAACAAGAAAAGCTTTTAGAATTGTTGTTCAAAAATTATCTACAAATGGAACACCTAATTATGTCGTAGAAACAAAAGATGTAAAAGAAGTTTCTATAGAAAATTTAAACAAGAAATCAGATAATACTATTATTGAACAACTTTCACCTAATCCTACTACAAAAGGGAGTACTTGCTCTTTTACAACAGACTCTAAAAATGTAGATGAAGTTATTATAATGGATTTATTAGGAAAAACAAGTTCAGTAAAATTTTCTATTAAAGATTCAAATACAATTACATTTTCATTAAACGATTCTTTTACAAAAGGAATTTATGTAATAAAAGTGGTTAAAAAAGATAATACTGTATCTACTAAAAAATTGATTATAGAATAA
- a CDS encoding 2-isopropylmalate synthase has protein sequence MENQKVQIFDTTLRDGEQVPGCKLNKEQKLIIAQHLDELGVDVIEAGFPVSSPGDFESVQSIAKIVKNATVCALTRAVKNDIEIAAKALKYAKNPRIHTGIGTSDSHMKYKFNASKEEIIERAVNAVTYAKTFVDDVEFYAEDAGRTDNDFLAEVCSEVIKAGATVLNIPDTTGYCLPEEYGAKMKYLSENVVGIEKAILSCHCHNDLGLATANSIAGVINGARQVECTINGIGERAGNTSLEEVVMILRQHPTLGLDTHINSRLLNEISHLVSDSMGMIVQPNKAIVGANAFAHSSGIHQDGVIKNRETYEIINPADVGVNESSIILTARSGRAALAYRAKKIGYELTKLQLDVVYREFLKVADRKKEVIDDDVHFIIETSKIGILA, from the coding sequence ATGGAGAATCAGAAAGTACAAATTTTCGATACTACTTTGCGAGATGGAGAACAAGTTCCAGGTTGTAAATTAAATAAAGAGCAAAAATTGATTATTGCTCAGCATTTAGATGAATTAGGAGTAGATGTTATTGAAGCAGGATTTCCAGTTTCCAGTCCAGGCGATTTTGAATCTGTTCAATCTATTGCTAAAATAGTTAAAAATGCAACAGTTTGTGCACTCACAAGAGCTGTGAAAAACGATATAGAAATAGCAGCAAAAGCATTAAAATACGCTAAAAACCCTAGAATTCATACAGGAATTGGAACTTCAGATTCTCACATGAAGTATAAGTTTAATGCTTCAAAAGAAGAAATTATTGAACGAGCAGTAAATGCGGTAACTTATGCAAAAACATTTGTAGATGATGTAGAATTCTATGCAGAAGATGCTGGAAGAACAGATAATGATTTTTTAGCAGAAGTATGTAGTGAAGTGATTAAAGCAGGAGCTACAGTATTGAATATTCCAGATACAACGGGTTATTGTTTACCAGAAGAATATGGCGCAAAAATGAAATACCTAAGTGAGAATGTTGTAGGCATTGAAAAAGCTATTCTTTCTTGTCATTGTCATAACGATTTAGGATTAGCAACAGCTAATTCTATTGCAGGTGTAATAAATGGAGCAAGGCAAGTTGAATGCACAATTAACGGAATAGGTGAAAGAGCAGGAAATACTTCATTAGAAGAAGTGGTGATGATCCTAAGACAACATCCAACATTAGGACTAGATACTCATATAAACTCAAGACTGTTAAACGAAATAAGTCACTTAGTTTCAGATAGTATGGGAATGATTGTTCAGCCCAATAAAGCTATTGTAGGAGCAAATGCCTTTGCTCATAGTTCAGGAATTCACCAAGATGGCGTGATAAAAAACAGAGAAACCTATGAAATTATCAATCCAGCAGATGTAGGAGTAAATGAATCATCAATTATTTTAACAGCGAGAAGTGGAAGAGCAGCATTAGCTTATAGAGCAAAAAAAATAGGATATGAATTAACTAAGCTTCAGCTAGATGTGGTATACAGAGAGTTTTTAAAAGTAGCGGATAGGAAGAAAGAGGTAATAGATGATGATGTACATTTTATTATTGAAACTAGTAAAATAGGAATTTTAGCATAA
- the leuC gene encoding 3-isopropylmalate dehydratase large subunit, whose protein sequence is MKKKTLFDKVWDSHVVSEVPNGPQILYVDKHLIHEVTSPQAFEELEERGIPVFRPNQIVATADHNVPTKNQHLPIKDELSKNQLEQLTKNCKKNNITLYELGHKYQGIVHVIAPELGITLPGMTMVCGDSHTSTHGAFGTIAFGIGTSQVAQVFASQCLLLNKPKSLRVNVNGKLGKGVTPKDVILYIISQIGTNSGTGYFCEYAGNVFEEMSMEGRMTVCNMSIEMGARGGMIAPDEVTFDYIRGREFAPKGIELEEKISYWKTLPTDEDAIFDKEYHFNAESIAPMITYGTNPGMGIKVNETIPDLEDVSFQKALDYMGFKKGESLIDKPINYVFIGSCTNSRIEDFRIAAQYIEGKQKAKNVNALIVPGSQQVAKQIEEEGLKTIFETAGFEIRQPGCSACLAMNDDKIPAGEYCVSTSNRNFEGRQGQGSKTLLSSPLLAAAIAVEGKIIDITQYLN, encoded by the coding sequence ATGAAAAAGAAAACCTTGTTTGATAAAGTTTGGGATAGTCATGTAGTTAGTGAAGTGCCAAATGGACCACAAATATTATATGTAGATAAACATTTAATTCATGAAGTAACAAGCCCTCAGGCATTTGAGGAGTTAGAAGAGAGAGGAATTCCTGTTTTTCGCCCTAATCAAATCGTTGCTACAGCAGATCACAATGTGCCTACAAAAAATCAACATTTACCCATAAAAGATGAACTGTCTAAGAATCAATTAGAACAATTAACTAAAAATTGCAAGAAAAATAATATTACACTTTATGAATTAGGTCATAAATATCAAGGAATAGTTCATGTTATAGCTCCAGAATTAGGTATAACATTACCTGGAATGACTATGGTTTGCGGAGACAGTCATACATCAACTCATGGAGCTTTTGGAACAATCGCTTTTGGAATAGGTACTAGTCAAGTAGCACAGGTTTTTGCAAGTCAATGTTTATTATTAAATAAGCCTAAAAGCTTACGTGTCAATGTAAATGGAAAATTAGGAAAAGGAGTAACACCAAAAGATGTTATTCTATATATTATATCACAAATCGGGACTAATTCTGGAACAGGATATTTTTGTGAATATGCAGGAAACGTCTTTGAAGAAATGTCAATGGAAGGAAGAATGACAGTTTGTAATATGAGCATCGAAATGGGAGCTCGTGGCGGAATGATTGCTCCTGATGAGGTTACTTTTGACTACATAAGAGGTCGAGAATTTGCACCAAAAGGAATTGAATTAGAAGAAAAAATCTCTTATTGGAAAACATTGCCTACAGATGAAGATGCTATTTTTGATAAAGAATATCACTTTAATGCAGAATCTATAGCTCCAATGATTACGTATGGTACAAATCCAGGAATGGGAATAAAAGTAAATGAAACTATTCCAGATTTAGAAGATGTATCATTTCAAAAAGCGCTAGACTATATGGGATTTAAAAAAGGAGAATCTTTAATAGATAAACCTATTAATTATGTCTTTATAGGAAGTTGTACAAACTCTCGTATTGAAGATTTTAGGATTGCGGCACAATATATTGAGGGAAAGCAAAAAGCAAAGAATGTAAACGCTTTAATAGTTCCTGGTTCACAACAAGTGGCAAAACAAATAGAAGAGGAAGGGTTGAAAACTATTTTTGAAACAGCAGGTTTTGAAATTCGCCAGCCAGGATGTTCAGCATGTTTAGCTATGAATGATGATAAAATTCCAGCAGGAGAATATTGTGTATCTACGTCAAACAGAAATTTTGAAGGAAGGCAAGGACAAGGCTCAAAAACATTACTTTCAAGTCCTTTATTAGCAGCAGCAATTGCTGTAGAAGGAAAAATTATTGATATAACCCAATATTTAAACTAA
- the leuD gene encoding 3-isopropylmalate dehydratase small subunit: MEKFIKLYSTAVPLPVENIDTDQIIPARFLKVTNKIGFGNNLFRDWRYNDNNQSITSFVLNNPKYSGKILVAGDNFGCGSSREHAAWALTDYGFKVIVSSYFADIFKGNALNNGLLPIQVSPEFLKDVLEVIQNTPDIKLVVDLEAQTLEVENTALKETFEIDTYKKLCMINGYDDIDFLISNKEKIETFEKNRIATTII, translated from the coding sequence ATGGAAAAGTTTATAAAATTATATTCAACAGCAGTTCCTTTACCAGTTGAAAATATAGATACAGATCAAATAATTCCTGCTCGGTTTCTAAAAGTGACGAATAAAATAGGTTTTGGAAATAACCTTTTTAGAGATTGGAGATATAATGATAATAATCAATCGATAACATCATTTGTTTTGAATAACCCAAAATATTCAGGAAAAATACTAGTAGCAGGAGATAATTTTGGTTGTGGAAGTAGTAGGGAACATGCAGCTTGGGCATTAACAGATTACGGATTTAAAGTAATTGTATCGAGTTATTTTGCAGATATATTTAAAGGAAACGCGTTAAATAATGGATTATTACCTATACAAGTTTCTCCAGAGTTTTTGAAAGATGTTTTGGAAGTAATACAAAATACTCCAGATATTAAATTAGTTGTTGATTTAGAAGCCCAAACTTTAGAAGTTGAAAACACAGCCTTGAAAGAGACATTTGAAATCGATACATATAAAAAACTATGCATGATAAATGGTTATGATGATATTGATTTCTTAATCAGTAATAAAGAAAAGATTGAAACTTTTGAAAAAAATAGAATAGCAACCACAATTATTTAA
- the leuB gene encoding 3-isopropylmalate dehydrogenase yields the protein MNLKIAVLSGDGIGPEVTQESIKVLKTIAEIYGHNFEFQEALVGAIAIDETENPLPEKTLNLCRESDAVLFGAIGDPKYDNNPDAKVRPEQGLLKLRKELGLFANIRPINAYDSLLDKSPLKREIIQGTDMVIYRELTGGIYFGQKKISEDGTVASDLCEYSKLEIERITHLAFKAAQTRKKKVTLIDKANVLETSRLWRRIVTSISREYSDVTLDFLFVDNAAMQMILNPSQFDVILTENMFGDIISDEGSVIGGSIGLLASASVGNGTALFEPIHGSYPQATGKNIANPIASILSASMLLEHFGLNNEAKQIRIAVDKTLKRNIVSVDINKETPSSTSQIGDVIVQMLLKPDETISESHFENIKLGKSVYI from the coding sequence ATGAATTTAAAAATAGCAGTTTTATCAGGTGATGGAATAGGACCTGAAGTAACACAAGAATCCATAAAAGTGTTAAAAACAATAGCTGAAATATATGGACATAATTTTGAGTTTCAAGAAGCCTTAGTTGGTGCTATTGCAATAGACGAAACAGAGAATCCATTACCCGAGAAAACGTTAAATCTTTGTAGAGAGAGTGATGCTGTTTTATTTGGAGCCATTGGTGATCCAAAATATGACAATAATCCAGATGCTAAAGTAAGACCAGAACAAGGATTATTGAAATTGCGTAAAGAGTTAGGGTTGTTTGCCAATATTCGTCCAATTAATGCTTATGATTCATTGCTAGATAAATCTCCATTGAAACGAGAAATTATTCAAGGAACAGACATGGTTATTTATAGAGAATTAACAGGTGGAATTTATTTCGGACAGAAAAAAATAAGTGAAGATGGAACAGTTGCTTCCGATTTGTGTGAGTATTCTAAGTTAGAAATAGAAAGAATTACACATTTAGCTTTCAAAGCAGCGCAAACTAGAAAAAAGAAAGTAACACTAATTGATAAAGCTAATGTCTTAGAAACATCAAGATTATGGAGAAGAATTGTTACATCTATTTCAAGAGAATATTCAGATGTAACTTTAGATTTTTTATTTGTAGATAATGCTGCTATGCAAATGATTTTAAATCCAAGTCAGTTTGATGTTATTTTAACTGAAAATATGTTTGGCGATATCATTTCAGATGAAGGAAGTGTAATAGGAGGATCAATAGGTCTTTTAGCATCTGCTTCAGTAGGAAACGGAACTGCTTTGTTTGAACCTATTCATGGATCATACCCACAAGCAACAGGAAAAAATATCGCAAACCCTATTGCTTCCATTTTAAGCGCGTCTATGCTTTTGGAACATTTCGGATTAAATAATGAAGCGAAACAAATTCGAATAGCTGTAGATAAAACATTAAAAAGAAATATTGTTTCAGTAGATATAAACAAAGAAACACCTTCATCAACATCGCAAATAGGAGATGTAATTGTTCAAATGTTGTTAAAACCAGATGAAACTATTAGCGAATCACATTTTGAAAATATCAAATTAGGAAAATCAGTATATATATAA